The region AGCTCAAGGCACCGCGCGATGGCCACATCACCAACTTGCGCTTGGCCGAAGGCAACTATGTCAATGCCGGGCAGCCGGTGATGGCCTTGATCGATGATTCGACTTTTTATGTTCAGGCTTATTTCGAAGAAACCAAGTTGCCACGTATTCGTGTCGCAGACCCCGTCAAGGTCTGGCTCATGAGTGCCGGTGAGCCGATGCAGGGCCATGTCGAAAGCATCAGCCGTGGTATCACCGACCGCAATGCCAACCCTGACAGCCAATTGCTGGCCGAAGTAGAACCGACATTCAATTGGGTGCGCCTGGCCCAGCGCATTCCAGTGCGAATCAAGCTGGACCATATTCCCGAGGGTGTGACACTCAGTGCAGGTATGACAGCAAGCGTACAGGTTCGCGAAGATCAGTTGCAGCGTTGATCAAGGCTGCTGGCGAGTAGCGGCGAGAACGATTTCGCGAATACACACATGCTGAGGTTGCTGGTAGGCATAGGCAATCGCCTCTGCCACATCTTCGGCACTCAGCACCTGGCCGCCCATTTCCGCTTTCCAGGCCTGGTAGCCGTCCTTTATACCCGCGTCAGTGGTGTGGCCCAGCAACTCTGTTTCTACCGCACCCGGTGCGATGGTTACCACTCGCACGTTGTGGGCGGCGACTTCTTCGCGCAAATTTTCGGAAATTCCATGCACCGCGAACTTGGTGCCCACGTAAGCCACGTGGTTGGGAAAAGTCTTGCGCCCAGCAACCGAGCTGACATTGATGATTGTTCCGTGGCGGCGTTCGATCATGCCACTTATCAGGGCATGAATACCATTGAGCAGGCCCTTGACGTTAACCTCGAGCATCTGGTCCCACTGGCTCGGGTCCTGTTCGTGCATTTGGCCCAGCAACATCACGCCGGCATTGTTGATCAGTGCATCGGCTGGGCCGTACAGTGCCTCGGCCTCTTTCACCGCAGCAAGAAAAGCGTCGCGGTCACTGACATCCACCGCTCGACTCAAACAATTGGGCAATGCCAGTGCCTGCAGTCGCTCCAGTCGTCGGGCCAGTAACAAGAGGGGGTGGCCCGCTTGAGAGAACAGGCGCGCAACAGCTTCGCCAATGCCCGAACTGGCGCCGGTGATAACGATCAGTGGTTTGCTCATGACGACCTCTTAGGCATAATCAATTTATATGACTCAAGTGTATTAGCTTGCATGGATGCTGAAAAACAGCTTGTTTCTCTGGCTGGCATCGGAATTACCTATGGATATTCGCCATCTAAAAGCGTTTCTTGCCGTATTTGAGGAGCGCAATATCACCGCGGCGGCACAACGTTTGTGCGTCGCCCAGCCGACCTTGTCGGTGACCATCCGCCAGCTCGAGGAACAATTGGGGGTCGCGCTGTTCTTGCGTCAGGCACGTGGTGTCGAGGTGAGTGAGCAGGCCCGGCAGTTGTACCCGCAAGCGCAACGATTGGTGGCCGAAGCCCAGGCCCTGAGTCGGTGGTTTCGCGAAGGGCAGAGGCGACTGCCGTTGCAACTGGGTGTGGAGGCGGACATCGCCTCCAGTCATGTCGAGGCGTTTGTCCGGATGGCCTGTCAGGCTGTACCGGCAGTGCAACTGACCTTGCTCGACGGCTGCGCTGGAGATGCCCGTCTTGGTGTTGAAGCGCTGTGCTGTGAAGACGAGTTGTTTCTGGCCCTTTGGGAAGAGCCCTACGTGTTGGCCATGGCAACGGGCAGCACTCAGGTCGAGCAGTGGATCTCCTGCCCGGAGCACTTTGCCCATCAACGCCTGCTTGGGTTCTATGGCAATCTGGAGCAAGTCGGGCATGCGGGCTCCTTGCAGCAGGCGGTACCCATGGTCGCTGCGGGATTGGGCGCGGCGCTGTTGCCGCAGTCGCTGGTCGATTGCCATCGCGGTCTGCACTGGCGCCCCTGGCAGGAGTCGACCCTGACGCGCCGGATCGGACTGTGTTTTGCCGTACAGGCCTTGCAGTTGCCGGTTCTCAAACAACTGCACCAAGCCCTTGGTGGCGTGCAGATCGATTAAAGGAACATGCCCCCGGACACCTCCAGGCGCTGCCCACTGATCCAACCGCCACCATCGCCGAGCAACAAGGCCACCGCCGCACCGATATCATCAGGCAAGCCAACCCGACCCAGCGCCGTGTTACTGGCAATGAAGTCGTTAACGTCGGCATTGTCGCGTACCACACCGCCACCAAAGTCAGTCTCGATAGCACCAGGGGCAAGGATATTGACGCGTATACCTCGTGCTCCCAGTTCTTTGGCCTGGTAACGGGTCAAGACTTCCATGGCGCCTTTCATCGCAGCGTAGGCTGCGTATCCGGGCAGTGCGAAACGAGTCAGACCGGTAGAAATATTGACGATTCGGCCTTGGTCGGCAATCAGCGGCAGCAAACGTTGGGTGAGGAAAAATGGGCCTTTGAGCTGAATATTGCACAGCTGGTCGAACTGCGCCTCGCTGGTCTCATCGAATCGCGCATTGATGCCGATGCCGGCATTATTTACCAAGAAATCCAATTGCTCGCGGCCAAAAACTGAAGTGAGCGTCTGCTGCACTTGTACGGCGAAATCTGGAAAACGTGCACTGTCGCTGACATCCAGTTGCAGCATGGCTGCACGCACACCCTGTTGTTCCAAGGTTCGTACCAGCGCTTGGGCATCCTCTGTCTTGCTGTTATAGGTGCCAATAATGTCGATACCTTGAGCGGCCAGATGCACGGCAGTATTTTTGCCCAGGCCGCGGCTGGCGCCGGTGATCAAAGCGATTTTCCGATTCATGCGCTGTACCTCGAAAAGACGGGAAGTCATGGAAAGTCTATTGGTCGCCTGACTGCTGATAAATCCGCTGAAATCGGAAATACTGATCGGCACTGGCGAACAATCGAGCCCGAAATCATGAACAAGCTGGAGTTGTTGCGCACGTTTGTCCGCGTTAGTGAGCTGTCCAGTTTCACCTTGGCTGGAGAGAGCCTGGGGTTACCGCGATCAACGGTTTCCGAACAGGTCCGAGCCTTGGAAACCTTGCTGGGAACGCGGCTGCTCAACCGCACCACGCGGCGGGTCCAGGCAACCCAGGATGGCCTGCATCTGTACGAGCGTAGCAAAGACCTGCTATCGCGCATGGATGAGATCGAAGGGCTGTTCCACAGCGAGAAGGCTGCGCTGACAGGACGTTTGCGGATTGATTTGCCAACTTTGATGGCACGGCGAATCATCCTGCCCAACCTTGGGCAGTTTCTTGATTGTCATCCTGGTATTGAGCTGGAGATCAGTTGCACAGATCGGCAGGTCGACCTGTTGCGCGAAGGATTTGATTGCGTGGTGCGGATTGGCACCTTGAGTGACTTGGACTTGAGCGCCCGGCCTTTGGGCTCTCTGGCGCAGATCAACTGCGCCAGTCCGCGCTATCTGCAGCGCTATGGAATGCCGAAAACCCTGGCAGACCTGCATCATCACCAACTGATTCATTATGTGAAGAACCTGGGTAGCCGAGGCCCGGGTTTTGAATATCTGCAAGGTGGGGCCTTGCAGGTACAACCCATGGCCGGATCCGTTACCGTCAACAGTACCGAGGCCTATGAAAGTGCCTGTCTTGCCGGTCTTGGTCTGATTCAGGCGCCCGGGGCAGGGCTGCGGGAGTATCTGCAAAGTGGGCAATTGCTGGCGTTACTGGAGGATTTTGTTCCGCCGCCAATGCCGGTGTCGTTGCTGTATGCCAGGCAGCAGCATGTGCCACCGAGACTGCGCGCATTCATGGATTGGTTGTCAGCATTGCTCGAGCCTCGACTGGACCCGGCCAACGGCGAACACTGAACAGAAAGAAAAACCATACCCATCTGCCAGGGTTTTCCATTAACCTTGGGCACCGAGTCGTTCCGTTAGAAAGCGACCAACATTGCCCAGCGTGCCAATCCCATTCGCCCTGCATCCCGAGGATGCTTCAGTGAGGTTTGACATGCACATCACATCACAGGACATCTGTGCCGCCGCCGACCAGCTCAAGGGTTTTGTCGGATTTCACCGTAAGCTCGGCAAGCACATCGTGCGTTTCAGTGAAGACTCGTTCGGTATGGACGTAGCTGATGACAGCATCATCCCCAGTAACGAATTTGTCTGGAAGCAAGGCGAGGGTGAAGTCATGACGTTGAGTCGTGCACTCATCGAGATTCTCCTGGCGCAGAATGTTGACGAAAGACTCAATGTCAGCGAGCCCTTGCGGGTTTACCTGCGACGTCAGGACCTACCGGAGATTGCTGCGCAGCGACGCCTGAAAGCCTGAGCCAAAAGGGATGGGCGGTCAGCCTAGGCAAGCTTCAGTGTGGTGACATCCTGTTGGGAAATAGTAACCTGGTTGCGGCCGCTTCTCTTGGCTGTATACAGGGCTCTGTCGGCCTCATTGAGCCAGGCTTCGGCGTCTGCCAGCCCCTGGTGGCAGGTCGCCAGGCCGATGCTCAGACTGATCCGCAGTTCAGGTAGCTGCGGATTACGGTAACTGCCGACGCGCTCGCGCAGGCGCTCCATGGCCAGGCTGGCTTGTTCCATATTGGTGTTGGGGAGTATCAGGCAGAACTCATCGCCGCCATAACGGCCCGCCAAGTCATCTTCACGTAAGTTACGTTTGAGTTCGTTGCTGAGTTGGCTTAACACACAGTCGCCGACAACGTGCCCGTAAGTGTCGTTTATGGACTTGAAGTGGTCGATATCGATCAGCGCAATCACCGCTTGGCAGTGCTGTTGCTGACATACCTGAAACTTGAGCTGCAGCAGATCCTTCCACGATCCATGATTGAGCAGGCCCGTCAGACTGTCGGTGCGACTCAGTGCACTGAGCCGACGTTTATGTTCCGAGAGCTTCATGGCCAGGCTGTAGCAGACCCATCCTACCGCCATCGGATAGAGAGTAAGCATGGGCAGGCACGCGTAGATTTGTAGGGAAGACGTCTGCAATTGCAAGCCAGGACCAAACAGAGCAATGGCCAGCCCCGCGCCGAGGCATTGAGCAGCCAGGCCCTTGAGGAACAAGCGCTGGCCGCCGGCGGCGAAGTTGTTCATCGTCATCATCGCCAGAATGGTCACACTGAGAAGCGGATTGAACTGCACGGCGGCCGTCCAGAACCCGCCCATCAATGAGTCGAGCAGTAGATTGCGGTACTCGGCGTGATAGGGCACCGCAGCGCGTCGGGCAATCCGAAAAGCGAGGTGTGGCCAGACCAGGCCGTTGAATAGCAACAAGCCCCAGGCCCAAACGGGCAGGTCCAGGGTCGAAATGCCGGCCATGACACTGAGCATGCCGATGCCCAGGCCAATAATACGCGGCAGGTATATCCTTCTTACAAATGAAAGTCCCTTGCCGCTTCTGTTGTCCATCATGGTTGCTGGTCTATTCCGGGACGCCGTTTATCGCATAAAACAGGTGAATATTGTTGAACAATCTGCGGCAACTGAAAAATGGCCTTACAAGCCAATTCACAGTTGATCCAGCCACCCTGGGGTAATATGAAACCAGCCCTTATCCTCGGAGTGCTTCTGCTCATGATCCCTTTGATCGCAAAGGCCGGTGACCCGGCGCCGCATGAGGATGGGCGGTATCACAACCTGCGCCAACTTCCTCAGGACAGCGTGCTGAAAAAACTGCGCATAGGCTTCAAGTTCCTGTTTCTTGGCAAACCGCCCGAAACCCGGCCAAACGTTGAGATCCCGGTTCAGCCGTTGAGTCGTCAGCAACTGCTCGAGGCCCCGGACCGAAGTCTGTGGCGCCTGGGGCATTCCACTGTATTGCTGAAACTGCGTGATCACTTCTTCATTACCGACCCGGTGTTCGCTGAACGCGCCTCACCGGTGCAGTGGGCGGGTCCGCAGCGCTTTCACCAGCCGCCACTCAAGCTTGCTGAGCTACCTCCGCTGACCGCGGTGATTCTTTCGCATGACCACTATGACCATCTTGATGAGCAGGCCATACGGCAACTGGCGGACAAGACCGAGCATTTTCTTGCACCGATGGGGGTGGGCGACCTGTTGATTGAGTGGGGGGTACCCGCAGCCAAGGTCAAGCAACTGGACTGGTGGCAGGAAACACAGATTGAGGGCATTCGGTTTGTCGCGACCCCAGCCCAGCATTTTTCTGGACGAGGGCTGTTCGACAGCAACAGCACGTTATGGGCTTCCTGGGTCATTGTGGAAGAAAACCTGCGCCTGTTTTTCAGCGGCGACACTGGATACTTTGAAGGCTTCAAACAAATCGGCGACCAGTACGGTCCGTTCGATGTGACGCTGATAGAAACCGGTGCCTACAACCTTGAATGGCCCAACGTACACATGCAGCCTGAGCAAAGCCTGCAGGCTCACCAGGATTTGCGCGGGCGCTGGCTGTTGCCGGTGCACAACGGAACCTTCGATCTTTCGGTTCATAGCTGGCATGAACCGTTCGACCGCATCCTGGCCTTGGCCAATGCGGCGCAAGTGCCGCTCAGTACCCCGCAGATGGGGGAGCGGATCAGTCTTGACCAGCCTCACAGCGGCCCGGCCTGGTGGTTGCCCAAACCGTTGCGCCAACCACTCAAGGCTGGCGAGCGGGTCATGGCCATGAAGGACTTGTAGGGCGCGCGTTATTTCGATGGGTGATTACGCGCTATTTCCTTGTCCAGTGCTGGTAGTTGCGAGGGTGGCTTGCCGCTGTCGCTGCGCACCTGAGCATGGCTTATCAGGGCGAAGATGAAGCTGCCGCCAATAATGTTGCCTATTAATGTCGGCGCGGCGAAATCCAGCCAGAAGTCCTGCCAACTGACCTCGCCGGCCCAAGCCAGGTAGGACACCTCCACTGAACCGACGACGATATGGGTGAAGTCGCCCAGCGCCATGAGGTAGGTAATCACCAGGATGATCCAGATTTTGGCGTGCTCCATGGAGGGGATCATCCAGACCATGGTGGCGATCATCCAGCCGGAGATGATGCCTTTGGCGAACATCTGACGTAGATCGTTCTCCATCACCTTGCGACCTATCTCAAGAAAGGCTTCATCGGTCTTACTGTCGAAGATAGGCAAGTGCAGCATGATGTAAGCCACCAGAATGGTGCCGGCGAGATTGCCGAGCAGCACCACCGACCATAGGCGCAAGAGTTGACCGAGTTTGCGCAGAGTCGGTTCGGTCATCACGGGAAGCACGGCGGTGATGGTGTTTTCGGTGAACAGTTGTTGGCGGGCCAGAATCACCGCGAGAAAACCTGCGCTATAACCCAGGCTGGCAATGACCTGGCTGCTATCGCCCTCCGGAAGTCGCGCGTAGAAAAGCCC is a window of Pseudomonas sp. DG56-2 DNA encoding:
- a CDS encoding MBL fold metallo-hydrolase, with protein sequence MKPALILGVLLLMIPLIAKAGDPAPHEDGRYHNLRQLPQDSVLKKLRIGFKFLFLGKPPETRPNVEIPVQPLSRQQLLEAPDRSLWRLGHSTVLLKLRDHFFITDPVFAERASPVQWAGPQRFHQPPLKLAELPPLTAVILSHDHYDHLDEQAIRQLADKTEHFLAPMGVGDLLIEWGVPAAKVKQLDWWQETQIEGIRFVATPAQHFSGRGLFDSNSTLWASWVIVEENLRLFFSGDTGYFEGFKQIGDQYGPFDVTLIETGAYNLEWPNVHMQPEQSLQAHQDLRGRWLLPVHNGTFDLSVHSWHEPFDRILALANAAQVPLSTPQMGERISLDQPHSGPAWWLPKPLRQPLKAGERVMAMKDL
- a CDS encoding LysR family transcriptional regulator, whose protein sequence is MDIRHLKAFLAVFEERNITAAAQRLCVAQPTLSVTIRQLEEQLGVALFLRQARGVEVSEQARQLYPQAQRLVAEAQALSRWFREGQRRLPLQLGVEADIASSHVEAFVRMACQAVPAVQLTLLDGCAGDARLGVEALCCEDELFLALWEEPYVLAMATGSTQVEQWISCPEHFAHQRLLGFYGNLEQVGHAGSLQQAVPMVAAGLGAALLPQSLVDCHRGLHWRPWQESTLTRRIGLCFAVQALQLPVLKQLHQALGGVQID
- a CDS encoding diguanylate cyclase, which produces MMDNRSGKGLSFVRRIYLPRIIGLGIGMLSVMAGISTLDLPVWAWGLLLFNGLVWPHLAFRIARRAAVPYHAEYRNLLLDSLMGGFWTAAVQFNPLLSVTILAMMTMNNFAAGGQRLFLKGLAAQCLGAGLAIALFGPGLQLQTSSLQIYACLPMLTLYPMAVGWVCYSLAMKLSEHKRRLSALSRTDSLTGLLNHGSWKDLLQLKFQVCQQQHCQAVIALIDIDHFKSINDTYGHVVGDCVLSQLSNELKRNLREDDLAGRYGGDEFCLILPNTNMEQASLAMERLRERVGSYRNPQLPELRISLSIGLATCHQGLADAEAWLNEADRALYTAKRSGRNQVTISQQDVTTLKLA
- a CDS encoding LysR family transcriptional regulator, giving the protein MNKLELLRTFVRVSELSSFTLAGESLGLPRSTVSEQVRALETLLGTRLLNRTTRRVQATQDGLHLYERSKDLLSRMDEIEGLFHSEKAALTGRLRIDLPTLMARRIILPNLGQFLDCHPGIELEISCTDRQVDLLREGFDCVVRIGTLSDLDLSARPLGSLAQINCASPRYLQRYGMPKTLADLHHHQLIHYVKNLGSRGPGFEYLQGGALQVQPMAGSVTVNSTEAYESACLAGLGLIQAPGAGLREYLQSGQLLALLEDFVPPPMPVSLLYARQQHVPPRLRAFMDWLSALLEPRLDPANGEH
- a CDS encoding DUF2025 family protein, with product MHITSQDICAAADQLKGFVGFHRKLGKHIVRFSEDSFGMDVADDSIIPSNEFVWKQGEGEVMTLSRALIEILLAQNVDERLNVSEPLRVYLRRQDLPEIAAQRRLKA
- a CDS encoding formate/nitrite transporter family protein codes for the protein MSESESSKTPGLSADEEQEVSQHQPPRAAVLHEIIRYQGDQELERTLAALWWSALAAGLSMGLSMMAMGLFYARLPEGDSSQVIASLGYSAGFLAVILARQQLFTENTITAVLPVMTEPTLRKLGQLLRLWSVVLLGNLAGTILVAYIMLHLPIFDSKTDEAFLEIGRKVMENDLRQMFAKGIISGWMIATMVWMIPSMEHAKIWIILVITYLMALGDFTHIVVGSVEVSYLAWAGEVSWQDFWLDFAAPTLIGNIIGGSFIFALISHAQVRSDSGKPPSQLPALDKEIARNHPSK
- a CDS encoding SDR family NAD(P)-dependent oxidoreductase, whose product is MNRKIALITGASRGLGKNTAVHLAAQGIDIIGTYNSKTEDAQALVRTLEQQGVRAAMLQLDVSDSARFPDFAVQVQQTLTSVFGREQLDFLVNNAGIGINARFDETSEAQFDQLCNIQLKGPFFLTQRLLPLIADQGRIVNISTGLTRFALPGYAAYAAMKGAMEVLTRYQAKELGARGIRVNILAPGAIETDFGGGVVRDNADVNDFIASNTALGRVGLPDDIGAAVALLLGDGGGWISGQRLEVSGGMFL
- a CDS encoding SDR family oxidoreductase, whose amino-acid sequence is MSKPLIVITGASSGIGEAVARLFSQAGHPLLLLARRLERLQALALPNCLSRAVDVSDRDAFLAAVKEAEALYGPADALINNAGVMLLGQMHEQDPSQWDQMLEVNVKGLLNGIHALISGMIERRHGTIINVSSVAGRKTFPNHVAYVGTKFAVHGISENLREEVAAHNVRVVTIAPGAVETELLGHTTDAGIKDGYQAWKAEMGGQVLSAEDVAEAIAYAYQQPQHVCIREIVLAATRQQP